The following coding sequences are from one bacterium window:
- a CDS encoding methyl-accepting chemotaxis protein, giving the protein MQWLNNLKISQKILAFVGMASLFICIVGYVGFHFVTKGANDMTTMYTDSLIPVAELNRCAQEFTQIKADTLDGIYDPAQRQIRAKALLESSAEIKTLLGKYSTTKLDPEEVKMLNEIQKDLSAFYTNVKETAEDLNKNKVSEAKKDFYKMEDKSDEFIADMIKLSEYNVKVAGELNTQNDKDSAESIALIVGIIIIAVVLAVALGLMIANMVSKPINAVVKNLNEIAKGNLSIDEVHNDSKDETGILAKALNLTVKNLRELIGSVSKSIEEISANSEEMSASSEQTAQGAQQTATSTQQLAQGAQEISRNVELGAASINGLNKTIQGVAQEAVIVAKLGNDTEINANVGAEHVKKAVLKIDSIKNVAGAISINIAELGQLSSGIEQIVDLIKNIAGQTNLLALNAAIEAARAGEHGKGFAVVADEVKKLAGQSAGATEKITAMIKEIQNKTHVAVNTMDKATKEVEEGVFVINDAGKALDNIISQVKQANIKIQGITKEIDGVAASSEEVLHMVENISAITEETAASAEEISSITEEQTASLEEISASAQTLASVAESLQKQVSVFKI; this is encoded by the coding sequence ATGCAGTGGTTAAATAATTTGAAGATTTCACAAAAGATTTTGGCGTTTGTTGGAATGGCTTCATTATTTATTTGTATTGTCGGGTATGTAGGATTTCATTTTGTCACAAAAGGTGCAAACGACATGACAACTATGTATACGGACAGCTTAATACCGGTAGCAGAGCTTAACCGCTGTGCTCAAGAATTTACTCAAATTAAAGCCGATACTCTTGACGGAATTTATGATCCTGCACAGCGCCAAATTAGAGCAAAAGCCCTATTGGAATCATCTGCAGAGATTAAAACTCTTCTCGGGAAATATTCGACAACTAAACTTGATCCTGAAGAAGTAAAAATGTTAAATGAAATACAAAAGGACTTATCTGCCTTCTATACAAATGTAAAAGAAACAGCAGAAGACTTAAATAAAAATAAGGTATCGGAAGCAAAAAAAGATTTCTATAAAATGGAAGATAAATCTGATGAATTTATAGCTGATATGATTAAACTCTCCGAATACAACGTAAAAGTTGCCGGTGAACTGAATACTCAAAATGACAAAGATTCTGCTGAATCAATCGCCCTTATAGTCGGTATTATTATTATTGCTGTAGTCTTGGCTGTTGCATTAGGCTTAATGATAGCAAATATGGTTTCAAAGCCGATAAACGCAGTAGTAAAAAACTTAAACGAAATTGCCAAAGGGAATCTCTCAATAGACGAAGTCCATAATGACTCTAAAGACGAGACGGGAATACTTGCAAAGGCACTTAATCTTACTGTAAAAAACCTCCGCGAACTTATAGGTTCCGTTTCTAAATCAATAGAAGAAATTTCTGCAAACTCGGAAGAGATGAGTGCATCTTCTGAACAAACAGCACAAGGAGCACAGCAAACAGCAACCAGCACTCAACAGTTAGCTCAGGGAGCACAGGAAATTTCCAGAAACGTTGAACTGGGTGCTGCAAGCATCAACGGCTTAAATAAAACAATTCAGGGTGTGGCACAAGAAGCCGTAATCGTAGCAAAACTCGGTAATGATACAGAAATAAATGCTAACGTAGGTGCTGAACATGTTAAAAAAGCAGTGCTTAAAATAGACAGTATCAAAAACGTCGCAGGTGCTATTTCTATAAATATTGCAGAACTCGGACAATTAAGTTCTGGTATTGAGCAAATAGTTGATTTAATCAAAAACATAGCAGGACAAACCAACCTTTTAGCATTAAATGCCGCTATTGAAGCAGCCAGAGCAGGCGAACACGGAAAAGGCTTTGCAGTAGTTGCAGACGAAGTCAAAAAACTTGCAGGACAATCAGCAGGTGCTACAGAAAAGATTACCGCAATGATTAAAGAAATTCAAAACAAAACACATGTAGCCGTAAATACAATGGATAAAGCAACTAAAGAGGTTGAAGAAGGCGTGTTCGTTATAAACGATGCAGGAAAAGCATTAGACAATATTATTTCTCAGGTAAAACAGGCTAATATTAAAATTCAGGGTATTACCAAAGAAATAGACGGCGTTGCAGCAAGTTCAGAAGAAGTTTTACATATGGTTGAAAATATTTCCGCTATAACCGAAGAAACTGCTGCCAGTGCGGAAGAAATTTCAAGCATTACCGAAGAACAAACAGCAAGCCTTGAAGAAATAAGTGCAAGTGCTCAAACTCTTGCTTCAGTGGCTGAATCTCTACAAAAGCAGGTTTCTGTATTTAAAATCTAG
- a CDS encoding phage minor head protein, which translates to MREDILTDIREIVQKSLDEGITLQQFTKELKPKLIDKGWWGAISGTPEEVRDELLKRKLIKDISLIPAGDEPITIQLGSMRRLKTIYRTNIQTSYMAGRYREQLDNIDNRPYWQYVAVMDKRTRPTHAQLNGRVFRYDDPFWDSFYPPNGWGCRCRVRALSDDNLKDRSLDVDSSEGQLSEEMQVVSKKTGEEKPVAVYTDSLTGHKISPDAGWSYNPGKIKEWRQQNDN; encoded by the coding sequence ATGCGGGAAGATATTCTAACTGACATCAGAGAAATAGTTCAAAAATCTCTGGATGAAGGAATAACCTTGCAGCAATTCACAAAAGAACTTAAGCCAAAACTTATCGATAAAGGCTGGTGGGGAGCAATAAGCGGAACGCCTGAAGAAGTAAGAGATGAACTTTTAAAACGCAAATTAATCAAAGACATCTCGCTTATTCCTGCCGGTGATGAACCTATAACAATTCAGCTGGGCTCTATGAGACGATTAAAAACAATTTACAGGACAAATATTCAGACTTCATATATGGCGGGAAGGTATAGGGAACAGCTTGATAATATCGATAATCGTCCGTACTGGCAATATGTTGCGGTGATGGATAAAAGAACAAGACCGACTCACGCACAGCTTAATGGCAGAGTTTTCAGATATGACGACCCGTTTTGGGATTCATTTTACCCGCCGAACGGTTGGGGATGCAGATGCAGAGTCAGGGCTTTATCTGATGACAATTTAAAAGACAGAAGTCTCGATGTTGATTCTTCAGAAGGGCAATTATCAGAAGAAATGCAGGTGGTTTCAAAGAAAACAGGCGAAGAAAAACCTGTGGCAGTTTATACGGATTCATTAACAGGTCACAAAATATCGCCGGATGCAGGTTGGAGTTACAACCCCGGCAAAATAAAAGAATGGAGGCAGCAAAATGACAATTGA
- a CDS encoding phage virion morphogenesis protein: MPEPIEIKVDDKEIQQLLKKLISKTENLRPLMKNITGIMQDSVEENFEKEGRPDKWTSLAKPTIKQRTKKGYWPGRILQVRGELSASITSKYDKNVAVVGTNKVYAAIHQFGGDAGRNKKVKIPARPYLKLGEKEKTEIIKEAQNYLG; this comes from the coding sequence ATGCCGGAACCGATAGAAATAAAGGTTGATGACAAAGAAATACAGCAACTTTTAAAAAAGTTAATTTCCAAAACTGAAAATCTTCGTCCGCTTATGAAAAATATTACCGGAATTATGCAAGATTCTGTCGAGGAAAACTTTGAAAAAGAAGGTCGTCCCGATAAATGGACTTCACTTGCTAAGCCCACAATAAAACAGCGAACTAAAAAAGGATACTGGCCCGGCAGAATTTTACAGGTCAGAGGCGAACTCTCAGCTTCTATTACAAGCAAATATGATAAGAATGTTGCAGTAGTCGGCACAAATAAAGTTTATGCGGCTATTCATCAATTTGGCGGTGATGCCGGCAGAAATAAAAAAGTAAAGATACCGGCTCGACCTTATTTAAAGCTTGGAGAAAAGGAAAAGACTGAGATTATAAAAGAGGCTCAAAATTATCTTGGATAA
- a CDS encoding DNA adenine methylase produces the protein MTIDRRSLINWVGGKRLLRKKIEPLIPTDIKSYLEVFGGGAWVLFYHDKWADLEVYNDLDGRLVNLFRIVKYHPNALKEELQYLLGSREIFMQFLNTEGITDIQRAASFLFLISRSFGGKGDTFGCVKKSTGGACKSQGNVLLKIDAICKRLDKVMVENRDFEKFIKQYDHEDAFFYCDPPYSYGAGYYTTSTKGFEHERLRETLGNIQGRFLLSYDDSPKIRELYTGYEMIAVERLNGINNKQGGDRKNKMFKELIIANYPIMEKFHAGTDRNKG, from the coding sequence ATGACAATTGACAGAAGATCATTAATTAACTGGGTCGGCGGTAAAAGATTGCTCCGCAAAAAAATAGAGCCGTTAATTCCCACAGACATAAAATCTTATTTAGAAGTTTTTGGCGGAGGAGCTTGGGTTCTTTTCTATCATGACAAATGGGCAGATTTGGAAGTTTACAACGACCTTGACGGGAGACTTGTAAATTTATTCAGAATTGTAAAGTATCATCCCAATGCCTTAAAGGAAGAATTACAGTATCTTCTGGGCAGCAGGGAAATATTTATGCAGTTTCTAAACACAGAAGGAATCACTGATATTCAAAGAGCGGCAAGTTTTCTCTTCCTTATCTCCCGCTCATTCGGCGGAAAAGGAGATACATTTGGCTGTGTCAAGAAATCTACAGGCGGAGCTTGTAAAAGTCAGGGAAATGTCCTGCTGAAAATCGATGCTATTTGTAAACGGCTCGATAAAGTTATGGTCGAAAACAGGGATTTTGAAAAATTCATCAAGCAATACGATCATGAAGATGCATTTTTCTATTGCGACCCGCCATACAGCTACGGTGCCGGTTATTATACAACTTCTACAAAAGGCTTCGAGCATGAAAGATTGCGAGAAACTCTCGGAAACATTCAGGGAAGATTTTTACTTTCCTACGATGATTCTCCCAAAATTCGTGAACTTTACACAGGCTATGAAATGATTGCGGTTGAAAGACTCAACGGAATCAATAATAAACAAGGCGGAGACCGAAAAAATAAAATGTTTAAAGAACTTATAATTGCTAATTATCCAATTATGGAGAAGTTCCATGCCGGAACCGATAGAAATAAAGGTTGA
- a CDS encoding chemotaxis protein CheW has translation MALLNTESDELQLIAFKLGKEEYTVPIETVQEIIMPQITTHIPKSPRFVEGIINLRGHIIPVIDGRKRFDIEISENNADTRVIVLELDDHTVGLIVDSVSEVVHLKKSNIEPTPIESDENSFIVGVGKHQDRLLLLLDASKILDIKETEHLKQTLEIANKVSKLQETIAEANVNV, from the coding sequence ATGGCTTTATTAAATACAGAAAGCGATGAACTACAGCTCATTGCCTTCAAACTCGGCAAAGAAGAATACACCGTACCTATTGAAACCGTACAAGAAATTATTATGCCTCAAATAACCACTCACATTCCCAAATCTCCTCGATTTGTCGAAGGAATAATAAATCTCAGAGGACATATAATTCCTGTAATAGACGGCAGAAAAAGATTCGATATAGAAATTTCGGAAAATAATGCAGACACAAGAGTCATTGTACTTGAATTAGATGACCATACCGTAGGCTTAATCGTGGATTCTGTCTCGGAAGTTGTTCATCTTAAGAAAAGCAACATTGAACCAACCCCTATAGAAAGTGACGAAAATAGCTTTATTGTAGGAGTCGGAAAACATCAAGACAGGCTTCTTTTATTATTAGATGCTTCTAAAATCCTTGATATAAAAGAGACGGAGCATTTAAAACAAACATTAGAAATTGCAAATAAGGTTTCAAAGCTACAGGAAACCATTGCAGAAGCAAATGTGAACGTTTAA